Proteins encoded together in one Quercus lobata isolate SW786 chromosome 3, ValleyOak3.0 Primary Assembly, whole genome shotgun sequence window:
- the LOC115981555 gene encoding dynein light chain 1, cytoplasmic: MEGSAEEELERRSKFLSSLIQKKKAIEQEDQHDYLNVRVRASDMPLALQNRAFRCARDHLDSMPSKLDSKRLALALKKEFDSSYGPAWHCIVGTSFGSYVTHSIGGFLYFSIDKVYILLFKTAVEPLEQS, from the exons atggAGGGATCAGCAGAGGAAGAGCTGGAGAGGAGGAGCAAGTTCCTCAGCAGTTTGATACAGAAGAAGAAAGCGATAGAGCAAGAAGATCAGCATGACTATCTCAACGTTCGCGTTAGAGCCTCTGACATGCCACTTGCTTTGCAAAACCGTGCCTTTCGTTGCGCACGTGACCACCTCGACTCCATGCCTTCCAAGCTCGACAGTAAACGCCTTGCTCTCGCGCTTAAGAAG GAATTTGATTCATCATATGGTCCAGCTTGGCACTGCATTGTGGGAACTAGCTTTGGCTCATATGTCACACACTCCATAGGGGGCttcttgtatttttcaattGACAAGGTTTACATCCTTCTATTCAAGACTGCTGTTGAGCCTTTAGAACAGTCTTAA
- the LOC115981554 gene encoding F-box protein SKIP28-like, with translation MEISHVVEDNRNENMQNSQTLLSSKSCVSSQNEYTQEVEPGPPHESLFLVLAYLPLFELLAMSEVCMSLRDTVHNDVLLWLNIIVERPLSLRLSDEILMKITSKASGRLKTLVLINCEKITDDGLQLVVRKNPHINKLFLPECTGLTPEGVIRAVKTLSENHYSLKSLRIHGIYNIKKDHLDTIRSYFQMKLPQQEDQRQQPILFHHRNSPEFRNEESNPMIDIDVDICPKCNNVSMVYDCPRETCKKKSCKACNLCIPRCEECGECFIESEELEATACGDNLCSNCWLQLPKCNFCNQPYCKLHINHQHGLSSSNGFVCDACHVKFVAMLGACYC, from the exons ATGGAAATTTCACATGTTGTGGAGGACAACAGAAATGAAAACATGCAGAATTCACAAACTCTACTTTCATCCAAATCCTGTGTAAGTTCCCAAAACGAGTATACACAGGAAGTAGAACCAGGGCCACCCCATGAGTCTTTGTTCCTTGTTTTGGCTTACCTTCCTTTGTTTGAGCTTCTTGCCATGAGTGAAGTTTGCATGTCATTAAGAGATACAGTGCACAATGATGTACTGCTATGGCTGAATATCATTGTTGAAAGGCCTTTAAGTTTAAGGTTGTCTGATGAGATTCTGATGAAGATCACTTCAAAAGCAAGTGGTAGGCTGAAAACTTTGGTTCTGATAAACTGTGAGAAGATTACAGATGATGGGCTTCAGCTAGTCGTAAGGAAGAACCCCCATATCAACAAg CTCTTCCTACCAGAATGCACTGGCTTAACCCCTGAGGGAGTCATTAGAGCTGTAAAGACATTATCTGAAAATCATTACAGTTTAAAAAGTCTAAGGATACATGGCATCTACAACATAAAGAAAGATCACCTCGACACAATTCGCTCGTATTTCCAAATGAAACTGCCTCAGCAAGAGGATCAAAGGCAGCAACCTATCCTATTTCATCACAGGAATTCCCCAGAGTTTAGAAATGAAGAAAGTAACCCTATGATCGACATTGACGTGGATATCTGCCCAAAGTGCAACAATGTAAGTATGGTTTATGACTGTCCACGAGAGACCTGCAAGAAAAAGAGTTGCAAGGCATGCAACCTTTGCATTCCGAGGTGTGAAGAGTGTGGTGAATGCTTCATAGAATCTGAAGAACTGGAAGCCACTGCGTGTGGTGACAACTTGTGCTCAAACTGCTGGTTGCAGCTTCCTAAATGTAATTTCTGTAACCAGCCATATTGCAAGCTACACATCAATCACCAACACGGGCTTTCCAGCTCTAATGGTTTCGTTTGTGATGCTTGTCATGTGAAATTTGTTGCGATGTTGGGTGCTTGCTACTGCTAA